In Haloplanus rubicundus, one DNA window encodes the following:
- a CDS encoding DoxX family protein: MFDSSLAAVGFLAGRALFALVVGYLALGNLLDLETSVGYAEHKGVPLASVSVPLGSLGLVAGSLAVLTGVYPGVGALAVAVFLVPVTAIMHDFWTMTGEDRQNERIHFLKNVGLVGGALVFLALSTAAWPLAAGVGL, translated from the coding sequence ATGTTCGACTCGTCGCTCGCCGCCGTCGGCTTCCTCGCCGGCCGCGCGCTCTTTGCCCTCGTCGTCGGCTACCTCGCGCTCGGCAACCTGCTCGACCTCGAAACGTCCGTCGGCTACGCCGAGCACAAGGGGGTGCCCCTGGCGTCGGTGAGCGTCCCCCTCGGCAGCCTCGGCCTCGTCGCCGGGTCGCTCGCGGTCCTGACCGGTGTCTATCCCGGCGTCGGGGCACTCGCGGTGGCCGTCTTTCTCGTCCCCGTGACCGCCATCATGCACGACTTCTGGACGATGACGGGTGAGGACCGGCAGAACGAGCGGATTCACTTCCTGAAGAACGTCGGCCTCGTCGGCGGGGCGCTGGTCTTCCTCGCGCTCTCGACGGCGGCGTGGCCGCTGGCGGCCGGCGTCGGTCTCTGA